Proteins encoded by one window of Cylindrospermum stagnale PCC 7417:
- a CDS encoding glycosyltransferase family 4 protein: MQLQEINVLVDGYNLEMIEGTGIKTYGVTLIKALTSLGANVDILCSRNSKSNSNNLILNEALFFDRPNSNSAIVKAKIIFFVAIQKIYQAQKIPVSNFVIKQDADYIFDYLANSGNIFNLDDCYRIANNAYKLLQIKTKVNIKKKIDIWHVTYPVPIKVNNAKKITTIHDLIPLKLPHTTLDDKKFFFNIVKNSIKDSALILTISESTKKDILHCFDIHPDKIHLTYQPIIDNNSLIKDDLVPIFLRKYKLKFKKYILFVGSIEPKKNVGRLIDAYSRLDTEMQLVIVGKKGWLWEGEIGKLEAIFGKGFTRKVKLLEYVTRQDLSYLYKGAFCFVFPSLYEGFGLPPLEAMSLGCPVITSNIASLPEVCGDAAIYVDPYNSEEIRVAIENLINNPHLQTQLVEAGKERVEFFSMENYTKKLYEAYTKII; the protein is encoded by the coding sequence ATGCAATTACAGGAAATTAACGTATTAGTAGATGGATATAATTTAGAAATGATAGAAGGGACAGGTATAAAAACCTATGGTGTTACTTTAATTAAAGCCTTAACGTCTTTAGGAGCAAATGTAGATATATTATGTAGTCGTAATAGTAAAAGTAATAGTAATAATTTGATTTTAAATGAAGCTTTATTTTTTGATAGACCAAATAGTAATAGCGCTATCGTAAAAGCTAAGATTATTTTTTTCGTAGCTATTCAAAAAATTTATCAGGCACAAAAAATACCAGTTAGTAACTTTGTTATTAAACAAGATGCCGACTACATTTTTGATTATTTAGCAAATTCAGGTAATATTTTTAATCTTGATGACTGTTACAGAATAGCTAATAATGCGTACAAATTGCTTCAAATAAAAACAAAGGTAAATATTAAAAAAAAAATAGACATTTGGCATGTAACGTATCCAGTTCCTATCAAAGTAAACAATGCCAAGAAAATCACGACAATTCATGATTTAATACCCCTCAAGCTTCCTCATACAACCTTAGACGATAAAAAATTCTTTTTCAATATCGTAAAAAATTCGATTAAAGACTCTGCACTAATCTTAACAATTTCGGAAAGTACAAAAAAAGATATTTTACATTGCTTCGACATCCATCCAGATAAAATTCATTTAACATATCAACCAATAATTGATAACAATTCGTTAATTAAAGATGATTTAGTACCCATTTTCTTGAGAAAATATAAACTTAAGTTTAAAAAATACATTCTTTTTGTAGGTTCGATAGAACCTAAAAAAAATGTGGGAAGATTAATAGACGCCTATAGTAGACTAGATACTGAAATGCAGCTAGTCATCGTTGGTAAGAAAGGATGGTTATGGGAAGGCGAAATTGGCAAATTAGAAGCGATTTTTGGTAAGGGATTTACTAGAAAGGTAAAGTTACTTGAATATGTCACAAGGCAAGATTTGAGCTACTTGTATAAAGGTGCTTTTTGCTTTGTTTTTCCATCCTTATATGAAGGATTTGGGTTACCACCTTTGGAGGCAATGTCCTTGGGATGTCCGGTAATCACATCTAATATTGCTTCTTTACCAGAAGTTTGTGGAGATGCTGCTATTTATGTAGATCCATATAATTCTGAAGAGATTAGAGTGGCAATTGAAAATTTAATCAATAATCCTCATTTGCAAACACAACTCGTAGAAGCAGGCAAAGAAAGAGTAGAGTTTTTTAGTATGGAAAATTATACTAAGAAACTGTATGAAGCCTACACTAAAATTATTTAG
- a CDS encoding class I SAM-dependent methyltransferase: protein MPFPINDDFWLNTAQFLQENVSEEDKIIANSEFIEKISNTIAYPSNWNTELTNYQWVVIHKGMMDELDYLFLKQIIEDFIPVFANEVFVVFSKEHKLSTVDTTLVHWQSFIDNMKVQERAYQISPIIFKKVEQILIPLLQKIDVMEEVIAKLTTEKTNQLVKQDSVAANPDYSTLSVPKIKELMNSRYNSHNAYNMVCLWDEVRATELTRHTMAAILPAKDSTILEIGCGNGGSATYIDECKEYIGTDLSEVAVSQANIAYSKKQNFKFIAMDAMKLEFEENRFDVVIAREVIEHLPNPIDCIKEAFRVLKSGGIFVVTSPNRDSLHLRVNRMLGYEDFKCSFDHIKEFTYNEAAEMLTQVGFKIKDTKGAFLMPYWGINNVDSPVRDLTDNDPTIVETLRDLGDRVGAEYAFCFIIICVKP from the coding sequence ATGCCATTTCCAATCAATGATGACTTCTGGTTAAATACAGCACAGTTTTTACAGGAGAATGTTAGTGAGGAAGATAAAATAATAGCTAATAGTGAATTTATAGAAAAAATTTCCAATACGATAGCTTACCCTTCAAACTGGAACACAGAATTGACTAACTATCAATGGGTAGTTATTCATAAGGGGATGATGGATGAACTAGACTATCTTTTTCTAAAACAAATAATAGAAGATTTTATCCCAGTATTTGCTAATGAAGTATTTGTTGTTTTTTCTAAAGAACATAAGCTTTCTACAGTAGATACTACATTAGTTCATTGGCAATCATTTATAGATAATATGAAAGTTCAAGAAAGAGCTTATCAAATTTCACCTATAATCTTTAAGAAAGTTGAGCAAATTTTAATCCCTTTACTGCAAAAGATAGATGTGATGGAGGAGGTTATAGCTAAATTGACAACAGAAAAAACAAATCAATTAGTTAAACAGGATTCTGTAGCCGCTAATCCAGATTATTCGACTCTCTCTGTACCAAAGATTAAAGAATTAATGAATAGCAGATACAACTCTCACAACGCTTATAATATGGTGTGTTTGTGGGATGAGGTGAGAGCTACAGAACTCACCAGACATACGATGGCAGCAATTTTACCAGCCAAAGATAGTACAATACTTGAAATTGGTTGTGGAAATGGAGGTAGTGCTACTTATATAGATGAATGCAAAGAATATATTGGGACAGATCTTTCAGAAGTAGCAGTATCTCAGGCGAATATTGCCTATAGCAAAAAACAAAATTTCAAATTTATAGCGATGGATGCGATGAAGCTAGAATTTGAAGAAAACAGGTTCGATGTTGTCATTGCGAGAGAAGTAATAGAGCACCTACCCAACCCTATAGATTGTATTAAGGAAGCATTTAGGGTATTAAAAAGCGGTGGAATTTTTGTTGTTACTTCACCTAACCGTGATAGTCTTCACTTGCGTGTTAATAGAATGCTTGGATATGAAGATTTTAAGTGTTCATTCGATCATATAAAAGAATTCACATATAACGAAGCAGCAGAAATGCTAACTCAAGTAGGATTTAAAATTAAGGATACAAAAGGTGCTTTTTTAATGCCGTATTGGGGTATAAACAACGTAGATTCACCTGTTCGTGATTTAACTGATAATGACCCAACAATCGTTGAAACTCTGAGAGACTTAGGTGATCGAGTTGGCGCTGAGTATGCGTTCTGTTTCATTATCATATGTGTCAAACCGTAG
- a CDS encoding glycosyltransferase family 4 protein, translating to MLNKFLINLSVVNTKPTGITTYANNLFPYLQSLNPTLLISRQIPNYTCYPVPANLTPDQGTKGHFRRLVWTQFQLPQIYKNLKSNLLFSPLPEAPLYSNCRFVVMVHDFIPLRFPKRFSPLTPYHRYYIPQVITQAEHVICNSQSTANDITDFFQIPASKITPIPLAHDRTHFHFLNLPTSNYFLYIGRQDPYKNLQRMITAFAALPNRGDYELWLAGPTDQRYTPILQAQVEELGITHQVKFLNYVAYSELPKIINGALALVFPSLWEGFGFPVLEAMACGTPVITSNLSSLPEVAGDAAILINPYNPGEITEAMQAIVNDSEWRSHLSRQSIARANQFSWEQTGQATVEVLSRYL from the coding sequence TTGTTAAATAAATTTCTCATCAACTTGTCTGTTGTCAATACTAAACCAACAGGCATAACAACCTACGCTAATAATCTGTTTCCTTACCTTCAGTCCCTGAATCCAACATTATTGATTTCACGGCAAATTCCCAATTACACCTGCTACCCAGTCCCCGCAAACTTAACACCTGATCAAGGTACAAAAGGTCATTTCCGCCGCCTAGTTTGGACGCAATTTCAATTACCGCAGATTTATAAAAATCTCAAATCTAATCTTTTATTTTCCCCACTACCAGAAGCACCCCTGTATAGCAACTGTCGTTTTGTGGTGATGGTTCACGATTTTATCCCCTTGCGCTTTCCCAAACGCTTCTCACCGTTGACACCATACCATCGCTACTACATTCCCCAAGTCATCACCCAAGCCGAACACGTTATCTGCAACTCCCAGTCCACGGCTAATGACATTACGGATTTTTTCCAGATTCCGGCTAGCAAAATTACTCCTATCCCCTTAGCACACGATCGCACACACTTCCATTTTCTCAATCTACCCACCAGCAACTACTTTCTCTACATTGGCCGCCAAGATCCCTACAAAAACCTACAGCGAATGATTACAGCCTTCGCTGCGCTACCTAATAGGGGTGACTATGAACTGTGGCTAGCAGGCCCCACTGATCAGCGTTATACCCCGATTTTACAGGCGCAAGTTGAGGAACTAGGGATAACGCATCAGGTAAAGTTCCTCAACTATGTTGCTTATAGCGAATTACCAAAAATCATCAACGGTGCTCTAGCACTCGTTTTCCCCAGTCTCTGGGAAGGCTTTGGTTTTCCAGTGTTGGAAGCGATGGCTTGCGGTACTCCTGTGATCACTTCCAACCTTTCCTCGCTTCCAGAAGTCGCTGGTGACGCGGCGATTCTGATCAATCCCTACAATCCAGGGGAAATAACTGAGGCCATGCAGGCAATTGTAAATGATTCAGAATGGCGATCGCATCTTTCCCGCCAAAGTATCGCTAGAGCCAATCAATTTAGTTGGGAACAAACAGGACAAGCCACCGTTGAAGTTTTATCCCGTTATTTATAA
- a CDS encoding Uma2 family endonuclease, translating into MVVQTPPRQYSIDEYLAQEATAEYRSEYQNGEIVPMSGGSLNHNQIIVNLIIALTLAVREQNYHVYTSDLRLWIPRYREYTYPDILIIKDQAIFQEGRTDTVLNPSIIFEVLSKSTSSRDRGDKFTYYRSLREFQEYILIDQYEIHIEHFSKTPEGNWLFSESDDEDGVLKLASANCQIPHRQIYDRVTFENAPELAI; encoded by the coding sequence ATGGTTGTGCAAACACCCCCCCGCCAATATTCCATCGATGAATATTTAGCACAAGAAGCAACTGCTGAGTACCGCAGTGAATATCAAAATGGAGAAATTGTGCCAATGAGCGGAGGCTCTCTCAATCATAATCAGATTATTGTTAACTTAATCATTGCTCTTACCCTTGCTGTCAGGGAGCAAAATTATCATGTTTATACAAGCGATTTGCGTTTATGGATTCCTCGTTACCGGGAATACACATATCCAGATATTCTCATCATCAAAGATCAAGCAATCTTTCAAGAAGGACGCACAGACACAGTGCTAAATCCTAGTATTATCTTTGAAGTCCTTTCTAAATCTACAAGTAGTCGAGATAGAGGCGACAAATTTACTTATTACCGTTCCCTTCGCGAATTTCAAGAATATATATTAATTGACCAATATGAAATTCATATTGAGCATTTTAGCAAAACACCAGAAGGTAACTGGCTGTTTAGTGAATCCGACGATGAAGATGGAGTTTTAAAGTTAGCTTCAGCCAACTGCCAAATTCCCCATCGCCAGATTTATGATCGGGTTACATTTGAAAACGCACCAGAACTAGCGATTTAG
- the pyk gene encoding pyruvate kinase has protein sequence MQLRDSLRRTKIVATIGPATSSPEMLKAIIEAGATTLRLNFSHGTHADHQRSIRLIRQTAFELNQPVAILQDLQGPKIRLGRFENGSIILAKGDRFTLTNRPVIGSQEISCVTYDYLAEEVPVGAKILLDDGRVEMLVEEINRDKGDLHCRITVPGKLSNNKGVNFPGVYLSIKAMTDKDREDLMFGLDQGVDWVALSFVRNPQDMIEIKELISSTGKYVPVVAKIEKHEAIEQMEAVLALCDGVMVARGDLGVELPAEDVPVLQKRLIATANRLGIPIITATQMLDSMVSNPRPTRAEVSDVANAILDGTDAVMLSNETAVGDFPVEAVATMARIAERMEQEQALSSTARQLRDNRRSIPNAISQAVGQIAEQLGAAAIMTLTQTGATARNVSKFRPQTPILAITPHVNVARQLQMVWGVKPLLVLGLPSTGQTFQAAINVAQENQLLSEGDLVVMTAGTLQGVSGSTDLIKVEVVTAVLGQGIGLGQGSVSGRARVAHTGMDVSNFNPGDILVVSRTSADFVEAIRKAGGIITEDESLTSHAAVIGMRLGVPVIVGVKKATQVIRDGAILTLDMQRGLVYSGAVGTP, from the coding sequence ATGCAATTAAGAGATTCTCTACGCCGGACAAAAATTGTCGCTACTATTGGTCCTGCCACCAGCAGTCCAGAAATGCTCAAGGCGATCATTGAAGCGGGTGCAACCACACTGCGGCTAAACTTCTCCCACGGCACTCATGCCGACCATCAGCGCAGTATTCGCTTAATTCGGCAAACCGCTTTTGAACTAAATCAGCCAGTGGCAATTCTCCAAGACTTGCAAGGACCAAAAATTCGCTTGGGGCGATTTGAAAACGGGTCGATAATTTTGGCAAAAGGCGATCGCTTCACCTTGACAAATCGCCCAGTTATAGGCTCACAAGAAATTAGCTGCGTTACCTACGATTATTTAGCAGAAGAAGTCCCCGTTGGTGCAAAAATCCTCCTTGATGATGGCAGAGTAGAAATGCTGGTGGAGGAGATTAACCGCGACAAAGGTGATCTGCATTGTCGCATCACTGTGCCCGGTAAACTTTCCAACAACAAAGGTGTAAACTTTCCTGGAGTCTACCTGTCGATTAAAGCCATGACCGACAAAGACCGCGAGGATCTAATGTTTGGTCTCGACCAAGGCGTAGACTGGGTAGCACTTTCCTTTGTCCGCAACCCCCAGGACATGATCGAAATCAAAGAGCTAATTTCCAGCACCGGCAAGTATGTGCCAGTAGTTGCCAAAATTGAAAAACATGAAGCCATTGAACAAATGGAAGCAGTACTGGCTTTATGCGATGGCGTCATGGTTGCCAGAGGTGACTTAGGCGTGGAATTACCTGCGGAGGATGTACCTGTGCTCCAAAAGCGGTTAATTGCCACCGCAAACCGCTTGGGGATTCCCATCATCACCGCCACCCAGATGTTAGACAGTATGGTGAGCAACCCCCGTCCCACTCGTGCAGAAGTGTCCGATGTGGCAAATGCCATTTTAGACGGAACTGATGCTGTAATGCTCTCCAATGAAACTGCTGTTGGCGACTTCCCAGTCGAAGCAGTGGCAACAATGGCACGCATTGCTGAACGCATGGAGCAGGAACAAGCACTTAGCTCCACAGCCCGCCAACTAAGAGATAATCGGCGTTCTATTCCCAATGCTATTAGTCAAGCTGTAGGTCAAATTGCCGAACAGCTAGGAGCAGCAGCAATTATGACCCTAACCCAAACCGGGGCAACAGCTCGCAATGTCTCCAAGTTCCGTCCGCAAACACCTATTTTGGCAATCACACCCCATGTGAATGTGGCGCGGCAGCTACAGATGGTATGGGGAGTAAAACCTTTGTTGGTGCTAGGACTACCCTCCACTGGCCAGACATTTCAAGCTGCTATCAATGTTGCTCAAGAAAATCAGCTACTGTCTGAAGGCGATCTAGTGGTAATGACCGCTGGCACACTTCAAGGAGTTTCCGGGTCAACAGATTTGATTAAAGTTGAAGTGGTCACGGCCGTGCTAGGTCAAGGAATTGGGCTGGGACAAGGTTCAGTGAGTGGTCGTGCACGGGTAGCTCATACTGGAATGGATGTGAGTAACTTTAATCCTGGAGATATTTTAGTAGTCTCCCGCACCAGTGCCGATTTTGTTGAGGCAATTCGCAAAGCTGGCGGGATAATTACAGAAGATGAAAGTCTCACCAGTCACGCAGCAGTAATTGGTATGCGTCTCGGTGTACCAGTGATTGTCGGCGTTAAAAAAGCAACTCAAGTAATTCGAGATGGGGCGATTTTGACGCTAGATATGCAACGGGGTTTAGTTTACTCTGGGGCTGTGGGAACGCCTTAA
- the crtR gene encoding beta-carotene hydroxylase: MLTSEAQKPLTIPPKEFLAPPGDFNPTLLLFLAAVTMLVLSNFGYWMWEWPHWLCFSINTLALHCAGTVIHDACHQSAHRNRLMNAALGHGSALMLAFAFPVFTRVHLQHHSHVNHPEDDPDHYVSTGGPLWLIAVRFLYHEVFFFQRRLWRKNELWEWFFSRLVVISIVYLSVQYHFLGYILNFWFIPAFLVGVALGLFFDYLPHRPFVERDRWKNARVYPGKVLNILIMGQNYHLIHHLWPSIPWYNYQPAYYTMKPLLDEKGCYQTSGLLQRKDFFEFLYDIFVGIRFHHHKE, translated from the coding sequence ATGCTCACGTCGGAGGCACAAAAACCACTGACAATCCCACCCAAGGAATTTTTAGCGCCTCCTGGTGATTTTAATCCCACACTGCTGCTGTTTCTAGCAGCTGTGACAATGCTGGTGTTATCTAACTTTGGTTACTGGATGTGGGAATGGCCCCATTGGCTATGCTTTAGTATTAATACTCTGGCTTTGCATTGTGCTGGCACGGTGATTCATGATGCCTGTCACCAATCTGCTCATCGCAACCGATTAATGAATGCTGCTTTAGGGCATGGTAGCGCTTTAATGCTGGCTTTTGCCTTTCCAGTCTTTACACGGGTACACTTGCAGCATCATAGTCATGTCAATCATCCCGAAGATGACCCTGATCATTATGTCTCTACCGGCGGTCCGCTGTGGCTGATTGCGGTGCGGTTTTTGTACCATGAGGTATTTTTCTTTCAACGGCGACTGTGGCGTAAAAATGAGCTATGGGAATGGTTTTTCAGTCGCTTAGTTGTAATTTCGATTGTTTATCTTTCTGTGCAATACCACTTTTTGGGCTATATTCTCAACTTTTGGTTTATCCCGGCGTTTTTGGTGGGTGTAGCACTGGGGTTATTTTTTGATTATTTACCCCATCGTCCTTTTGTGGAACGCGATCGCTGGAAAAATGCCCGCGTCTATCCTGGAAAAGTCCTGAATATCTTGATTATGGGGCAGAATTACCACTTAATTCATCACTTGTGGCCTTCTATCCCCTGGTACAATTATCAGCCTGCATACTACACCATGAAGCCGCTTTTAGATGAGAAAGGCTGTTATCAAACTTCAGGGTTGTTGCAGAGAAAGGATTTCTTTGAGTTCTTGTATGATATTTTCGTAGGCATCCGCTTTCATCACCACAAAGAATAA
- a CDS encoding type II toxin-antitoxin system VapC family toxin, translating to MRVLIDTNVVLDFLQARAPFVEDAVKLFEKIDAGEVEGFIAATTITNIYYIIHKAAGAIVAQDAITQILTDLQICAVDRSVLEQANALNFQDFEDAVQYACAIAYRVDAIVTRDVSGFVDAEIPVISPGEMSNIG from the coding sequence ATGCGAGTTTTGATTGATACTAATGTCGTTCTTGATTTCTTGCAAGCACGAGCGCCTTTTGTAGAGGATGCAGTCAAGCTGTTTGAAAAAATTGATGCTGGTGAAGTTGAAGGATTTATAGCCGCAACAACGATTACCAATATTTATTACATCATTCATAAAGCAGCAGGTGCGATAGTGGCTCAAGATGCCATCACCCAAATTCTGACAGATTTACAAATTTGTGCGGTTGATAGAAGCGTTTTAGAACAAGCAAACGCTTTAAATTTTCAAGATTTTGAGGATGCTGTGCAATATGCTTGTGCGATCGCATATAGAGTAGATGCGATCGTCACTCGTGATGTCTCTGGGTTTGTAGATGCAGAAATTCCAGTAATTTCACCTGGGGAAATGAGTAATATCGGATAG
- a CDS encoding type II toxin-antitoxin system RelE/ParE family toxin has protein sequence MKPVIIHTEAIREFDNAIAYYEAQKVGLGLDLLSEVEQALGNIRQNPNLGTQHAIAGVRRYVLQRFPYLVFYVEFEEFIWIMAMARSARWKRSHMEDENQITGKNERLNDTITD, from the coding sequence GTGAAGCCAGTCATTATCCATACCGAAGCTATCAGGGAGTTTGATAACGCGATCGCTTATTACGAAGCGCAAAAGGTAGGATTGGGGCTTGATTTACTATCTGAAGTCGAGCAAGCTCTGGGAAATATCCGGCAAAATCCGAATCTGGGAACGCAACACGCAATTGCAGGGGTACGTCGTTACGTCCTCCAACGTTTCCCGTATCTCGTCTTTTACGTCGAATTCGAGGAGTTTATTTGGATTATGGCGATGGCGCGGAGCGCCCGCTGGAAGCGATCGCACATGGAAGACGAAAACCAGATTACTGGAAAAAACGAGAGATTGAATGATACTATAACAGACTAA
- a CDS encoding addiction module protein, which translates to MTEIAEKLKLELSQLSIKDRAELAYFLIHSLDESIDENIEAAWDKELTRRLDEIHCGKATGEPANKVFSELREKYS; encoded by the coding sequence ATGACTGAAATTGCAGAAAAGCTCAAACTAGAACTATCTCAACTATCCATAAAAGACCGTGCGGAACTTGCTTACTTTTTAATTCATTCCCTAGATGAAAGTATAGATGAAAATATCGAAGCCGCTTGGGATAAAGAATTAACTAGAAGACTAGACGAGATCCATTGCGGAAAAGCGACAGGTGAACCAGCAAATAAAGTGTTTTCCGAGTTGCGAGAAAAGTATTCGTGA
- the aroH gene encoding chorismate mutase — MRAIRGATTVAENTVEAIREAVTELLDELEQRNQLQPHDIISVTFSVTRDLDAIFPAAIARSRPLWDNVAMLDVQQMHVEGSLQRCIRFLIHAYLPTSAPIYHTYLRHAANLRPDWSLPQPLQPSQQAVETKV, encoded by the coding sequence ATGCGGGCTATTCGCGGAGCGACAACTGTTGCCGAAAATACCGTGGAGGCAATCAGAGAAGCGGTGACGGAGTTACTAGATGAACTGGAACAACGGAATCAACTCCAGCCGCACGACATAATTAGTGTTACTTTCTCAGTGACGCGGGATCTTGATGCGATTTTTCCAGCTGCGATCGCTAGATCTCGACCTCTCTGGGACAATGTGGCTATGTTAGATGTACAGCAAATGCATGTTGAGGGTAGCTTACAGCGCTGCATCCGGTTTTTAATCCATGCCTACCTACCAACTTCCGCCCCAATTTACCACACCTATTTGCGCCATGCCGCCAACTTGCGCCCCGACTGGAGTTTACCTCAGCCGTTACAACCATCACAGCAAGCGGTAGAGACAAAAGTTTAA
- the sppA gene encoding signal peptide peptidase SppA, whose amino-acid sequence MVWPFKSKFRKQIARIEITGAIAGATRKRVLEALKTVEEKKFPALLLRIDSPGGTVGDSQEIYSALKRLREKIKIVASFGNISASGGVYIGMGAEHIMANPGTITGSIGVILRGNNLEVLLEKIGVSFKVIKSGPYKDILAFDRELTAPEATILQELIDISYQQFVQTIAEARSLEVETVKSFADGRIFTGQQAVELGVVDRLGTEEDARRWTAELVGLDPEKTPCYTLEERKPLLSRVLPGSRQVSSGIGAGINWLEFEMSTSGLPLWLYRP is encoded by the coding sequence ATGGTTTGGCCATTTAAGTCTAAGTTTCGTAAACAAATTGCGCGGATTGAAATCACTGGTGCGATCGCTGGTGCTACACGCAAACGTGTGTTAGAAGCTCTGAAAACTGTAGAAGAGAAAAAGTTTCCGGCATTACTGCTACGCATCGATAGTCCTGGCGGTACAGTCGGAGATTCCCAAGAAATCTACAGCGCTTTAAAGCGTTTACGCGAGAAAATCAAAATCGTTGCCAGTTTTGGCAATATCTCAGCTTCTGGCGGTGTCTACATCGGCATGGGAGCAGAACACATCATGGCTAACCCTGGCACGATTACAGGTAGTATTGGCGTGATTTTGCGTGGTAATAACCTGGAAGTCTTGCTAGAAAAAATCGGTGTTTCTTTCAAGGTAATCAAGTCTGGCCCGTACAAAGACATTTTGGCATTTGACCGGGAACTGACTGCGCCAGAAGCAACGATTTTGCAAGAGTTGATTGATATCAGTTATCAGCAATTTGTGCAAACGATCGCCGAAGCCCGTTCTTTAGAGGTAGAAACTGTAAAAAGTTTCGCCGATGGTCGGATTTTTACAGGACAGCAAGCCGTAGAGTTGGGTGTTGTAGACCGATTGGGAACAGAAGAAGATGCACGTCGCTGGACTGCTGAATTGGTAGGTCTTGATCCAGAGAAAACACCTTGCTATACCCTAGAAGAACGTAAACCCTTGTTGAGTCGCGTTTTACCAGGGAGTCGTCAGGTTTCATCAGGAATTGGGGCTGGTATAAACTGGCTCGAATTTGAAATGTCTACCAGTGGGCTGCCTCTGTGGTTATATCGACCATAA